Proteins from a single region of Dama dama isolate Ldn47 chromosome 14, ASM3311817v1, whole genome shotgun sequence:
- the LOC133069069 gene encoding histone H3.3A has product MARTKQTARKSTGGKAPRKQLATKAARKSAPSTGGVKKPHRYRPGTVALREIRRYQKSTELLIRKLPFQRLVREIAQDFKTDLRFQSAAIGALQEASEAYLVGLFEDTNLCAIHAKRVTIMPKDIQLARRIRGERA; this is encoded by the exons ATGGCTCGTACAAAGCAGACTGCCCGCAAATCCACCGGTGGTAAAGCACCGAGGAAGCAACTCGCTACAAAAGCCGCTCGCAAGAGTGCGCCCTCTACTGGAGGGGTGAAGAAACCTCATCGTTACag gcCTGGTACTGTGGCACTCCGTGAAATTAGACGTTATCAGAAGTCCACTGAACTTCTGATCCGCAAACTTCCCTTCCAGCGTCTGGTGCGGGAAATTGCTCAGGACTTCAAAACAGACCTGCGCTTCCAGAGCGCAGCTATCGGTGCTTTGCAG GAGGCAAGTGAGGCCTATCTGGTTGGCCTTTTTGAAGACACCAACCTGTGTGCTATCCATGCCAAACGTGTAACAATTATGCCAAAAGACATCCAGCTAGCACGCCGCATACGTGGAGAACGTGCTTAA